From Flavobacterium sp. 102, a single genomic window includes:
- the mraY gene encoding phospho-N-acetylmuramoyl-pentapeptide-transferase: MLYYLFEYLDKTMDVPGTGVFQYITFRSALAILLSLMISTIYGKKIINFLRNQQVGETVRELGLQGQNEKAGTPTMGGLIIIIATLIPVILLTKLNNIYIILLIVTTLWMGTIGFIDDYIKIFKKDKQGLKGIFKVIGQVGLGLIVGSVLYFHPGVTVREKATIVTNQTENVISQVPVEHKSTTTTIPFTKNNELDYAKFIEWTGEGYENWAWLIFIPIVIFIITAVSNGANLTDGIDGLAAGTSAISVLALGIFTFVSGNVILSGYLNIMYIPNSGEMTVFISAFVGALIGFLWYNSYPASVFMGDTGSLTIGGIIAVLAISVRKEMLLPVLCAIFFAENLSVIMQVSYFKYTKKRFGEGKRIFLMSPLHHHYQKKGYHESKIVTRFWIVAILLAIVSIVTLKLR, encoded by the coding sequence ATGTTATATTATTTATTTGAATACCTCGACAAAACCATGGATGTACCGGGAACAGGAGTTTTCCAGTACATTACCTTTCGTTCTGCTCTAGCCATTCTTTTATCGCTGATGATTTCGACCATTTATGGTAAAAAAATTATCAACTTCTTGAGAAACCAACAAGTAGGCGAAACGGTTAGAGAACTTGGATTACAAGGACAAAATGAAAAAGCGGGAACACCAACAATGGGTGGATTAATCATCATTATCGCCACATTGATTCCGGTAATTTTGTTGACCAAACTGAATAATATTTACATCATCCTTTTGATAGTGACCACACTTTGGATGGGAACTATCGGATTTATTGACGATTACATCAAGATTTTCAAAAAGGACAAACAAGGTTTAAAAGGTATTTTCAAAGTAATTGGACAAGTTGGTTTAGGACTAATTGTAGGTTCGGTGCTGTATTTTCATCCGGGCGTAACCGTTAGAGAAAAAGCCACAATTGTTACTAACCAAACAGAGAATGTTATTTCTCAAGTGCCGGTTGAACACAAATCAACTACGACAACTATTCCATTCACTAAAAATAATGAGTTGGATTATGCCAAATTCATCGAATGGACGGGCGAAGGTTATGAAAATTGGGCATGGTTAATATTTATTCCAATTGTGATTTTTATCATCACTGCGGTTTCTAATGGTGCCAATTTAACCGATGGAATCGATGGATTAGCGGCTGGAACTTCGGCTATTTCGGTACTCGCATTGGGTATTTTTACTTTCGTTTCGGGTAACGTTATTCTCTCAGGTTATTTGAATATCATGTACATCCCAAATTCAGGGGAAATGACGGTTTTTATTTCGGCATTCGTCGGAGCGTTAATCGGGTTTCTTTGGTACAATTCTTATCCGGCATCGGTATTTATGGGCGATACCGGAAGTTTGACCATTGGCGGAATTATAGCCGTTTTGGCGATTTCAGTTCGTAAAGAAATGTTGCTACCGGTATTGTGTGCCATCTTTTTTGCCGAAAACTTATCCGTGATTATGCAGGTTTCCTATTTCAAATACACCAAAAAACGCTTTGGCGAAGGGAAACGAATTTTCCTCATGTCGCCATTGCACCATCATTACCAGAAGAAAGGCTATCACGAAAGTAAAATCGTAACCCGTTTTTGGATTGTAGCCATACTGTTAGCAATCGTTTCCATAGTGACTTTAAAATTAAGATAA